The proteins below are encoded in one region of Ostrea edulis chromosome 3, xbOstEdul1.1, whole genome shotgun sequence:
- the LOC125676919 gene encoding uncharacterized protein LOC125676919 isoform X2 yields the protein MSDKCIACNKIVRPRQEAIQCDGCELWQHRACNTGISRDQYRRIGKLQEDLQWVCARRLENSTDTEESVAAADATFHVSIASLGSSVAEPDDEDEQENESTGEQTMI from the exons ACAAATGCATTGCATGCAATAAGATTGTTCGCCCCAGACAAGAGGCCATACAGTGTGATGGATGTGAACTATGGCAACACAGAGCATGTAATACTG GAATCAGCCGTGACCAGTATAGACGAATAGGGAAACTGCAAGAAGACCTCCAGTGGGTTTGCGCCCGGCGCTTGGAAAATTCTACTGATACAGAAGAG TCTGTAGCTGCAGCTGATGCCACATTTCACGTGTCAATAGCCTCCCTTGGTTCATCAGTTGCTGAACCCGATGATGAAGATGAACAGGAGAATGAATCTACA GGAGAACAAACAATGATTTAG
- the LOC125676919 gene encoding uncharacterized protein LOC125676919 isoform X1, translated as MWKHHPVCCNHRGRGNAEQMMAECSEVHMQSPVNCDTCEEDAAEHFCQTCHDKLCSRCKKIHNKSKATFDHEVVLLTSHALSLSNDTPPQQVCRSHAGFRANVCCSECEIPICEKCLLSEHNGHQVIGITDMFQTKMVKLEEKYSVIRSELPRYITKLHEVQERKTKVTENNDLAQKEIQSRMVIVKSKLDSQMMKLLEDMEENKKVVLVNLESQEGALEGHIKNMKRYINDYENKLPQEKTDFILFGNCALSSTMPEQFPNFAYPDLLKYESDAVDDAALKNLCGRLTVENVPRLKPIVKTLETIFIGNRYEGKTTSLAYQWQDDTFWLYSREKCFKIDRSANVLYTVNTNSKLYNKKPIAVTKKGKVIYRQDQCTLNEIDDYGLTYNYHASPGLAPLCLCARKDGGVIVGFLDVDLTDGGFFWLTEDGVVEKENRNIETWNKVYRGDIAGTRQPAYLAENVNGDICLSNKIVGVYTSDLQHRFSYKGLKSKGFLPYGICTNQYGHILITDGFSRGVHILSKDGDFLKLMNIPGLDGSCPIALTVDKNCSLCVGCSDGRIRVVEYLNV; from the coding sequence AGCAAATGATGGCGGAATGTTCCGAGGTTCACATGCAGAGTCCAGTAAACTGTGACACGTGTGAAGAGGACGCCGCTGAACATTTCTGTCAAACCTGCCATGACAAACTGTGCTCAAGGTGCAAGAAAATTCACAACAAAAGTAAGGCCACGTTTGACCATGAAGTCGTTCTATTAACATCCCACGCCCTGTCCTTATCAAATGATACACCTCCACAGCAAGTGTGTAGATCTCATGCTGGGTTTCGTGCAAATGTATGCTGTAGCGAATGTGAAATCCCAATATGTGAAAAATGTCTTCTTTCTGAGCACAATGGACACCAGGTGATCGGCATCACTGATATGTTTCAAACGAAGATGGTAAAACTGGAAGAGAAATACTCGGTGATTCGTTCTGAGCTACCCAGATATATCACCAAACTTCACGAGGTACAAGAGAGAAAAACGAAGGTCACTGAAAACAATGACCTTGCGCAAAAGGAGATACAGAGTCGCATGGTAATCGTCAAATCCAAACTAGATAGTCAGATGATGAAGTTGTTGGAGGATATGGAGGAGAACAAGAAGGTGGTGTTAGTTAATCTTGAGTCTCAGGAGGGTGCACTGGAAGGGCATATCAAGAATATGAAAAGGTATATCAATGATTATGAAAATAAGTTACCTCAAGAGAAAACTGATTTCATCTTATTTGGAAATTGTGCTTTAAGTTCAACAATGCCTGAGCAATTTCCGAACTTTGCGTATCCAGATTTACTGAAGTATGAAAGCGATGCTGTTGATGACGCTGCATTGAAGAATCTTTGCGGACGTCTCACGGTGGAAAATGTACCGCGTTTGAAACCTATTGTCAAGACTTTGGAGACAATATTTATTGGGAACAGATATGAAGGGAAGACTACGTCTCTGGCCTACCAATGGCAAGATGATACATTCTGGTTATATTCACgtgaaaaatgttttaaaatcgaCAGGAGTGCAAACGTTTTATACACAGTCAACACAAATTCTAAACTTTACAATAAAAAGCCAATCGCTGTCACAAAGAAAGGAAAAGTCATTTACAGACAAGACCAGTGCACTCTGAATGAAATAGATGATTATGGTCTCACGTACAATTATCATGCTTCGCCCGGCTTAGCGCCTTTGTGTTTGTGTGCAAGGAAAGATGGCGGTGTTATTGTTGGATTTTTAGACGTAGATTTAACTGATGGTGGATTTTTCTGGCTTACAGAGGACGGGGTCGTTGAAAAAGAAAACAGGAACATTGAAACATGGAATAAAGTATACAGGGGTGACATTGCAGGGACACGTCAACCGGCATACCTAGCCGAAAATGTAAATGGAGATATATGCCTTTCTAACAAAATAGTAGGCGTTTACACTTCCGACCTTCAGCATCGATTTTCCTACAAAGGTCTGAAATCCAAAGGATTCCTTCCTTATGGCATTTGCACAAACCAGTATGGTCATATATTGATTACAGACGGATTCAGTCGTGGGGTCCACATTCTTAGCAAGGACGGCGATTTCCTTAAGTTGATGAACATACCAGGTTTGGATGGAAGTTGCCCAATAGCTTTGACTGTTGATAAGAATTGCAGTCTCTGCGTCGGGTGTTCAGATGGAAGAATCAGAGTTGTAGAGTACCTGAATGTGTGA